In a single window of the Jaculus jaculus isolate mJacJac1 chromosome 9, mJacJac1.mat.Y.cur, whole genome shotgun sequence genome:
- the Ddx52 gene encoding probable ATP-dependent RNA helicase DDX52 isoform X1, translated as MDVHDLFRRLGAGAKFDVKRFSADAARFQVGKRKYDFDSSEVLQGLDFFGNKKSVLGEHETLQTHQKLPNEEKKEPSPAERSKEPRKKKRKKATSDIPEITFQEGTAIQWMSSVEAKIEDKKSKEEKKLTSEKLEHLRKEKLNFFRNKHKIHVQGTDLPDPIATFQQLDQEYKINSRLLKNILDAGFQMPTPIQMQAIPVMLHNRELLASAPTGSGKTLAFGIPILMQLKQPTNKGFRALIISPTRELASQIHRELTKISEGTGFRIHMIHKAAVAAKKFGPKSSKKFDILVTTPNRLIYLLKQDPPGIDLTSVEWLVVDESDKLFEDGKTGFREQLAFIFLACTSPKVRRAMFSATFAYDVEQWCKLNLDSVITVSIGARNSAVETVEQELLFVGSETGKLLAMRELVKKGFNPPVLVFVQSIERAKELFHELIYEGINVDVIHAERTQQQRDNTVHSFRAGKIWVLICTALLARGIDFKGVNLVINYDFPTSSVEYIHRIGRTGRAGHKGKAVTFFTEDDKPLLRSVANVIQQAGCPVPGYIKGFQKLLSKQKKKMIKKPLERESISTTPKYFLEQAKQKKVTGQNSKKKASLKDKS; from the exons ATGGATGTCCACGACCTGTTTCGCCGGCTAGGAGCGGGGGCAAAGTTCGACGTGAAACGCTTCTCCGCAGATGCAGCTCGATTCCAG gtAGGAAAAAGGAAGTATGACTTTGATTCTTCAGAGGTGCTGCAGGGCTTGGACTTCTTTGGAAATAAGAAGTCTGTCTTGGGTGAGCATGAAACATTACAAACACATCAGAAGCTCCCcaatgaagagaagaaagaaccaAGCCCAGCCGAAAGGAGTAAAGagcccagaaagaaaaagaggaagaaggcaaCTTCAG atattccaGAAATTACATTTCAAGAAGGTACTGCTATACAGTGGATGTCATCTGTAGAAGCAAAGATTGAAGATAAAAaatctaaagaagaaaaaaaacttacttCAGAAAAGTTGGAACATCTCAGAAAGGAAAAG TTAAACTTCTTccgaaacaaacacaaaattcatgTCCAAGGCACTGATCTTCCTGACCCAATTGCTACATTTCAGCAACTTGACCAGGAATATAAAATCAATTCTCGACTACTGAAGAACATTCTAGATGCAGGCTTTCAAATGCCTACACCAATCCAAATGCAAGCCATTCCAGTTATGTTGCAC AATCGGGAACTTCTTGCTTCTGCTCCTACGGGATCTGGGAAGACTTTGGCTTTTGGTATTCCCATTTTAATGCAGCTGAAACAGCCTACAAATAAAGGCTTTAGAGCCCTAATCATATCCCCAACACGAGAGCTTGCCAGCCAG atTCACCGAGAATTAACTAAAATCTCTGAGGGAACAGGATTCAGGATACATATGATCCACAAAGCAGCCGTGGCAGCCAAGAAATTTGGGCCTAAGTCATCTAAGAAGTTTG ATATTCTTGTGACTACTCCAAATCGACTTATCTATTTACTAAAGCAAGATCCACCAGGAATAGACCTGACAAG TGTTGAATGGCTAGTGGTAGATGAATCAGACAAACTGTTTGAAGATGGCAAAACTGGATTTAGAGAACAGCTGGCTTTCATTTTCCTGGCCTGCACATCCCCCAAGGTCAGAAGAGCTATGTTCAGTGCAACTTTCGCCTACGATGTTGAACAATGGTGCAAACTCAACCTGGACAGTGTCATTACTGTGTCCATTGGCGCAAG AAATTCTGCAGTAGAGACCGTAGAACAGGAGCTTCTCTTTGTGGGGTCTGAGACTGGAAAACTGCTGGCCATGCGAGAGCTTGTTAAAAAG GGATTTAACCCTCCTGTTCTTGTATTTGTTCAGTCCATTGAAAGAGCTAAAGAACTTTTTCATGAGCTCATATATGAAGGTATCAATGTAGATGTTATTCATGCAGAAAGAACACAGCAACAG AGAGATAACACAGTCCACAGCTTCAGAGCAGGAAAAATCTGGGTTCTTATTTGTACAGCCTTGCTTGCCAGGGGAATTGATTTTAAAGGTGTGAACTTGGTAATCAATTATGACTTTCCAACCAGCTCAGTGGAATATATCCACAGGATAG GTCGAACTGGAAGAGCTGGGCATAAGGGAAAAGCTGTTACATTTTTCACTGAAGATGATAAGCCATTATTAAGAAg TGTCGCCAATGTTATACAGCAGGCTGGATGTCCTGTACCTGGATACATAAAAGGCTTCCAGAAGCTACTAAG
- the Ddx52 gene encoding probable ATP-dependent RNA helicase DDX52 isoform X2 has product MDVHDLFRRLGAGAKFDVKRFSADAARFQVGKRKYDFDSSEVLQGLDFFGNKKSVLGEHETLQTHQKLPNEEKKEPSPAERSKEPRKKKRKKATSDIPEITFQEGTAIQWMSSVEAKIEDKKSKEEKKLTSEKLEHLRKEKLNFFRNKHKIHVQGTDLPDPIATFQQLDQEYKINSRLLKNILDAGFQMPTPIQMQAIPVMLHNRELLASAPTGSGKTLAFGIPILMQLKQPTNKGFRALIISPTRELASQIHRELTKISEGTGFRIHMIHKAAVAAKKFGPKSSKKFDILVTTPNRLIYLLKQDPPGIDLTSVEWLVVDESDKLFEDGKTGFREQLAFIFLACTSPKVRRAMFSATFAYDVEQWCKLNLDSVITVSIGARNSAVETVEQELLFVGSETGKLLAMRELVKKSIERAKELFHELIYEGINVDVIHAERTQQQRDNTVHSFRAGKIWVLICTALLARGIDFKGVNLVINYDFPTSSVEYIHRIGRTGRAGHKGKAVTFFTEDDKPLLRSVANVIQQAGCPVPGYIKGFQKLLSKQKKKMIKKPLERESISTTPKYFLEQAKQKKVTGQNSKKKASLKDKS; this is encoded by the exons ATGGATGTCCACGACCTGTTTCGCCGGCTAGGAGCGGGGGCAAAGTTCGACGTGAAACGCTTCTCCGCAGATGCAGCTCGATTCCAG gtAGGAAAAAGGAAGTATGACTTTGATTCTTCAGAGGTGCTGCAGGGCTTGGACTTCTTTGGAAATAAGAAGTCTGTCTTGGGTGAGCATGAAACATTACAAACACATCAGAAGCTCCCcaatgaagagaagaaagaaccaAGCCCAGCCGAAAGGAGTAAAGagcccagaaagaaaaagaggaagaaggcaaCTTCAG atattccaGAAATTACATTTCAAGAAGGTACTGCTATACAGTGGATGTCATCTGTAGAAGCAAAGATTGAAGATAAAAaatctaaagaagaaaaaaaacttacttCAGAAAAGTTGGAACATCTCAGAAAGGAAAAG TTAAACTTCTTccgaaacaaacacaaaattcatgTCCAAGGCACTGATCTTCCTGACCCAATTGCTACATTTCAGCAACTTGACCAGGAATATAAAATCAATTCTCGACTACTGAAGAACATTCTAGATGCAGGCTTTCAAATGCCTACACCAATCCAAATGCAAGCCATTCCAGTTATGTTGCAC AATCGGGAACTTCTTGCTTCTGCTCCTACGGGATCTGGGAAGACTTTGGCTTTTGGTATTCCCATTTTAATGCAGCTGAAACAGCCTACAAATAAAGGCTTTAGAGCCCTAATCATATCCCCAACACGAGAGCTTGCCAGCCAG atTCACCGAGAATTAACTAAAATCTCTGAGGGAACAGGATTCAGGATACATATGATCCACAAAGCAGCCGTGGCAGCCAAGAAATTTGGGCCTAAGTCATCTAAGAAGTTTG ATATTCTTGTGACTACTCCAAATCGACTTATCTATTTACTAAAGCAAGATCCACCAGGAATAGACCTGACAAG TGTTGAATGGCTAGTGGTAGATGAATCAGACAAACTGTTTGAAGATGGCAAAACTGGATTTAGAGAACAGCTGGCTTTCATTTTCCTGGCCTGCACATCCCCCAAGGTCAGAAGAGCTATGTTCAGTGCAACTTTCGCCTACGATGTTGAACAATGGTGCAAACTCAACCTGGACAGTGTCATTACTGTGTCCATTGGCGCAAG AAATTCTGCAGTAGAGACCGTAGAACAGGAGCTTCTCTTTGTGGGGTCTGAGACTGGAAAACTGCTGGCCATGCGAGAGCTTGTTAAAAAG TCCATTGAAAGAGCTAAAGAACTTTTTCATGAGCTCATATATGAAGGTATCAATGTAGATGTTATTCATGCAGAAAGAACACAGCAACAG AGAGATAACACAGTCCACAGCTTCAGAGCAGGAAAAATCTGGGTTCTTATTTGTACAGCCTTGCTTGCCAGGGGAATTGATTTTAAAGGTGTGAACTTGGTAATCAATTATGACTTTCCAACCAGCTCAGTGGAATATATCCACAGGATAG GTCGAACTGGAAGAGCTGGGCATAAGGGAAAAGCTGTTACATTTTTCACTGAAGATGATAAGCCATTATTAAGAAg TGTCGCCAATGTTATACAGCAGGCTGGATGTCCTGTACCTGGATACATAAAAGGCTTCCAGAAGCTACTAAG
- the Ddx52 gene encoding probable ATP-dependent RNA helicase DDX52 isoform X3 — protein MSSVEAKIEDKKSKEEKKLTSEKLEHLRKEKLNFFRNKHKIHVQGTDLPDPIATFQQLDQEYKINSRLLKNILDAGFQMPTPIQMQAIPVMLHNRELLASAPTGSGKTLAFGIPILMQLKQPTNKGFRALIISPTRELASQIHRELTKISEGTGFRIHMIHKAAVAAKKFGPKSSKKFDILVTTPNRLIYLLKQDPPGIDLTSVEWLVVDESDKLFEDGKTGFREQLAFIFLACTSPKVRRAMFSATFAYDVEQWCKLNLDSVITVSIGARNSAVETVEQELLFVGSETGKLLAMRELVKKGFNPPVLVFVQSIERAKELFHELIYEGINVDVIHAERTQQQRDNTVHSFRAGKIWVLICTALLARGIDFKGVNLVINYDFPTSSVEYIHRIGRTGRAGHKGKAVTFFTEDDKPLLRSVANVIQQAGCPVPGYIKGFQKLLSKQKKKMIKKPLERESISTTPKYFLEQAKQKKVTGQNSKKKASLKDKS, from the exons ATGTCATCTGTAGAAGCAAAGATTGAAGATAAAAaatctaaagaagaaaaaaaacttacttCAGAAAAGTTGGAACATCTCAGAAAGGAAAAG TTAAACTTCTTccgaaacaaacacaaaattcatgTCCAAGGCACTGATCTTCCTGACCCAATTGCTACATTTCAGCAACTTGACCAGGAATATAAAATCAATTCTCGACTACTGAAGAACATTCTAGATGCAGGCTTTCAAATGCCTACACCAATCCAAATGCAAGCCATTCCAGTTATGTTGCAC AATCGGGAACTTCTTGCTTCTGCTCCTACGGGATCTGGGAAGACTTTGGCTTTTGGTATTCCCATTTTAATGCAGCTGAAACAGCCTACAAATAAAGGCTTTAGAGCCCTAATCATATCCCCAACACGAGAGCTTGCCAGCCAG atTCACCGAGAATTAACTAAAATCTCTGAGGGAACAGGATTCAGGATACATATGATCCACAAAGCAGCCGTGGCAGCCAAGAAATTTGGGCCTAAGTCATCTAAGAAGTTTG ATATTCTTGTGACTACTCCAAATCGACTTATCTATTTACTAAAGCAAGATCCACCAGGAATAGACCTGACAAG TGTTGAATGGCTAGTGGTAGATGAATCAGACAAACTGTTTGAAGATGGCAAAACTGGATTTAGAGAACAGCTGGCTTTCATTTTCCTGGCCTGCACATCCCCCAAGGTCAGAAGAGCTATGTTCAGTGCAACTTTCGCCTACGATGTTGAACAATGGTGCAAACTCAACCTGGACAGTGTCATTACTGTGTCCATTGGCGCAAG AAATTCTGCAGTAGAGACCGTAGAACAGGAGCTTCTCTTTGTGGGGTCTGAGACTGGAAAACTGCTGGCCATGCGAGAGCTTGTTAAAAAG GGATTTAACCCTCCTGTTCTTGTATTTGTTCAGTCCATTGAAAGAGCTAAAGAACTTTTTCATGAGCTCATATATGAAGGTATCAATGTAGATGTTATTCATGCAGAAAGAACACAGCAACAG AGAGATAACACAGTCCACAGCTTCAGAGCAGGAAAAATCTGGGTTCTTATTTGTACAGCCTTGCTTGCCAGGGGAATTGATTTTAAAGGTGTGAACTTGGTAATCAATTATGACTTTCCAACCAGCTCAGTGGAATATATCCACAGGATAG GTCGAACTGGAAGAGCTGGGCATAAGGGAAAAGCTGTTACATTTTTCACTGAAGATGATAAGCCATTATTAAGAAg TGTCGCCAATGTTATACAGCAGGCTGGATGTCCTGTACCTGGATACATAAAAGGCTTCCAGAAGCTACTAAG